A window of Tautonia plasticadhaerens contains these coding sequences:
- a CDS encoding YcjF family protein, with protein sequence MSNPPGYGPSSGIPGGDDDGPVPPAPGPGRPEGPATEPGPARRSRPVDSGIPAPAIDEAILGPPRAFVEDPIPDLDLTEQDEPGRSTLIDRGTAGFLLLLMTAVVLLFVAAQASLFLTTLAAWPPVVRAIGYATAAVLAAMFAVSIVGLAWRYATLPVSPGLRLDRADDLGRRRAVQAQARRNTALAKRRLVEFLDLYPTDPRHLRFLASISGEEAARQLLERRDRLRSLDHATDADWVLDFEDQFLTPLDASADALVTRHAVSVGWKTAIVPTGFLDALIVVANAYHLVGALCRLYHLRADSWSTLKITAHIFANTFVAGRLEELTDAAADQAFDQMHDLIGGQVARTVLSRFSSGITQGTVNALLVRRFGRSAVRALRPIRR encoded by the coding sequence ATGAGCAATCCCCCCGGCTACGGCCCCTCATCCGGCATCCCCGGCGGCGACGACGACGGGCCCGTCCCCCCCGCCCCCGGACCGGGGCGCCCCGAGGGGCCCGCGACGGAGCCCGGGCCCGCCCGCCGCTCCCGGCCCGTCGACTCCGGCATCCCGGCCCCGGCGATCGACGAGGCGATCCTCGGCCCCCCCCGCGCGTTCGTCGAGGATCCGATCCCCGACCTCGACCTGACGGAGCAGGACGAGCCCGGCCGATCGACGCTCATCGACCGGGGCACCGCGGGATTCCTGCTGCTGCTGATGACGGCCGTCGTCCTGCTGTTCGTCGCCGCGCAGGCCTCGCTATTCCTGACCACGCTGGCGGCCTGGCCGCCGGTGGTCCGGGCGATCGGGTATGCGACGGCGGCGGTCCTGGCCGCGATGTTCGCCGTCTCGATCGTCGGCCTGGCCTGGCGGTACGCGACCCTGCCCGTCTCCCCCGGCCTCCGGCTGGATCGGGCGGACGACCTCGGCCGACGCCGGGCGGTCCAGGCCCAGGCCCGCCGCAACACCGCGCTGGCCAAGCGGCGGCTCGTCGAGTTCCTCGACCTCTACCCGACCGACCCCCGGCACCTCCGCTTCCTCGCCTCGATCTCCGGCGAGGAGGCCGCCCGGCAGCTCCTCGAACGCCGCGACCGCCTCCGGTCCCTCGACCACGCCACCGACGCCGACTGGGTCCTCGACTTCGAGGACCAGTTCCTCACGCCCCTCGACGCCTCGGCCGACGCCCTGGTCACCCGGCACGCCGTCTCCGTCGGCTGGAAGACGGCGATCGTGCCGACCGGCTTCCTCGACGCCCTGATCGTCGTCGCCAACGCCTACCACCTCGTCGGCGCCCTCTGCCGCCTCTACCACCTGCGGGCCGATTCCTGGTCGACCCTGAAGATCACGGCCCACATCTTCGCCAACACCTTCGTCGCCGGCCGCCTGGAGGAGCTGACCGACGCCGCCGCTGACCAAGCATTCGACCAGATGCACGACCTCATCGGCGGCCAGGTCGCCCGCACCGTCCTCTCCCGGTTCTCCTCCGGCATCACCCAGGGCACCGTCAACGCCCTGCTGGTCCGCCGCTTCGGCCGGTCCGCCGTCCGGGCGCTGCGGCCGATCCGCCGCTGA